In Fusobacterium nucleatum, the genomic stretch TGATGATAAAATTGAATCTTATGAAGAATATAAAAATGGAGTTTTAGATGGGGAAACTGCATATTTTGCAAAAGGCAAACAAGTAAAATTACTTTCTGAAATGTATACCAAAGGAAAATTAAATGGACAACAAAAATCTTATTATGAAAATGGTAAATTAAAATCAATAGTTTATTATTCAAATGATAGAATAAATGGTATAGAATCTTATGATAGAAATGGAAAACTTTTACATAAAAGTATTTTTGAAAATGGTACAGGAGATTGGAAATTCTATTGGAGTAATGGAAAAGTTTCAGAAGAAGGAAAATATAAAGCTTGGAGAAAAGATGGAGTTTGGAAAAAATATAGAGAAGATGGAAGTTTAGATACTGTAATAAAATATGATAATGGTAGACTTCTAAGTGAAAAATGGCAATAGTATGCTAATTTCAAGAGTAAAGCAAGTCTACTTATATATTTTTTCTAATTTTAAAGAAGAATGGAATAGTGAAGTAAAAAAAGTATTATCAAAAGAGGAATTTTTAAATTTTTCTAAAATGAAAAATTATGATAAAGTGCATTCATATAATCTTTATCAGAAAGTAAAGTCTAATAAAATTTTATCTTCACAGGAAATTTATTTAAAATTGGCACTTTTACATGATAGTGGAAAAGGTAAAGTTGGACTTTTTAGAAGAATAAAAAAAGTTTTAATTGGAGATAAGATTTTAGAAAAACATCCAGAGATAGCTTTTGAAAAATTAAAAAATATTAATTTTGAATTAGCAAAATTATGTTTACAACATCATAATAAAAATGTGGATGAGAAAATGAAAATTTTCCAAGAATTAGATGATAAATAATTATTGAATATTATAATTTTATGGTAAAATATGGAAGAAAGTTTTTTCTTCCTTTTTTATTTTAAAATGAGAGGTGTTATATGTCAAAAATTAATAATGATTGGAAAGAGATTTTAGAAGAGGAATTTCAAAAAGAATATTTTATGAAATTAAAAGCTATTCTTGAAGAAGAGTATAAGAATTACACTGTTTATCCACCTAAAAGAGATATACTAAATGCTTTTTTTCTTACTCCTTATTCAGAAGTAAAAGTTGTACTTTTAGGGCAAGATCCATATCATCAAAAAGGACAAGCACATGGACTTGCATTTTCTGTAAATTATGGAATAAAAACACCACCATCACTTGTAAATATGTATAAAGAATTACATGATGATTTAGGACTATATATTCCAAATAATGGTTTTCTTGAAAAATGGGCAAAACAAGGAGTATTACTTTTAAATACTACCTTAACAGTTAGAGATAGTCAGGCTAATTCACATTCTGGAATAGGTTGGCAAACTTTTACAGACAATGTAATAAAATCATTAAATGAAAGAGAAAAACCAATAATATTTATATTGTGGGGAAATAATGCTAAATCTAAAGAAAAATTTATAGATACAAACAAGCACTATATTTTAAAAGGGGTTCATCCTAGTCCACTTTCAGCAAATAGAGGCTTCTTTGGTTGTAAACATTTTAGTGAAGCGAATAGAATTTTAAAAAATTTAGGTGAAAAAGAGATTGATTGGCAAATAGAAAATAAGGAGATATAATGAATATTTTTTCGGGGATAGAATATAAAATTT encodes the following:
- a CDS encoding toxin-antitoxin system YwqK family antitoxin, which codes for MKKFTKFFILAGVLFNFSILNAEIKEIESLDQISNEIVGGKTDKINKKTKKEVVKSEVEKTSKTDESIVDIPEESATRTVDKNSIVDIYERKMKDKIAYKEGSDIPFTGVFGVVIDDKIESYEEYKNGVLDGETAYFAKGKQVKLLSEMYTKGKLNGQQKSYYENGKLKSIVYYSNDRINGIESYDRNGKLLHKSIFENGTGDWKFYWSNGKVSEEGKYKAWRKDGVWKKYREDGSLDTVIKYDNGRLLSEKWQ
- a CDS encoding HD domain-containing protein; translated protein: MKNGNSMLISRVKQVYLYIFSNFKEEWNSEVKKVLSKEEFLNFSKMKNYDKVHSYNLYQKVKSNKILSSQEIYLKLALLHDSGKGKVGLFRRIKKVLIGDKILEKHPEIAFEKLKNINFELAKLCLQHHNKNVDEKMKIFQELDDK
- a CDS encoding uracil-DNA glycosylase produces the protein MSKINNDWKEILEEEFQKEYFMKLKAILEEEYKNYTVYPPKRDILNAFFLTPYSEVKVVLLGQDPYHQKGQAHGLAFSVNYGIKTPPSLVNMYKELHDDLGLYIPNNGFLEKWAKQGVLLLNTTLTVRDSQANSHSGIGWQTFTDNVIKSLNEREKPIIFILWGNNAKSKEKFIDTNKHYILKGVHPSPLSANRGFFGCKHFSEANRILKNLGEKEIDWQIENKEI